ATTCATGTGTTGGAAACTTGAAACTTAACTGTGGTTGAGGATCATAATATATTTCTCAAAATGATAATTGACTCAAACTTGGTGGAAATTAGGGGCACAAAACTGAGAGGGGAAAAATGAAATACAGGAAGATGCAATTCTGTTGTTGATTCCTTTGGCGTACAGTTTGAAAAACAAAATGGTATCTACATTTATCTGTCTTGCAGTTTCAAGTGTTACAACTACATATTACAATTGAGAGCAAGAGAGTAAAAATTTTAACCTGCGTGTAATTCCATTAATCCACACAACTCTGCTTGTTTTACTTGGATTGTGATATAGATTCTCTTGAGTGCTCATTCTTGAATTTGTAGCACATTTCCCATGTCTTCTAGGCTCTCAACCATGCAACAAGGTCCTACCAGGTGCAGTGCCTGGACGCTTCGGTAACTTCTGTGTTGTTGCAAACTGATGGATTAAATCTTGAATTCCCACAAATGCCACCAACAATTCTGCAGCATCAGTTTGGCTTAACACCTTCTTTACCACCAATTCCAATGCCTTAAACCTGTGATATATTTAGCTGATGCATTTATATATTATGCAGTCTGTAGAAGTCATATTTTTCTGGTAGCAATTACAGTTAAAAGTTTATCTATAGCGCCTATATATAGGATGCATATGCAGATGTGCATGCTTATGGTAGATGCATACAAAATGAGCGAACATATATCTTATACTGGTGTTTGAACAAATACTTTTATATGTATTACTGCTGCATTCAGATATTCATGTGGAAAGATTTTGGGTTACATAACCAGTGGAAAAGAAAGTGGACCTGAGTTGTTGGGCCTTAGTGATGACTCTCTCAATCTTCTTGAACTCAGCTTGAACACAAGTCATTTTAGCAGTATGTGATAGATGATTGTTGAAAGGAGCAAAGGAAAGGTGGAAGATACATGTTGCTTGAATCTCAGCCATTTCCTCATCGATTACTGACTCCTCAATGCGTATTTCATTCATAACTTGAGAGAGGAGCCTTTCTGTGTCATTTGAACCCTTTAAGGATGATGCCCATGAGATTGATGGGGAGTGTACCAGGCCATGGAGGAGGTCCAGAATGGCAGAGGGACGCCACTCTCCAAGCCACGCAAGGgctgcaagttcatggggtggGGCCCATTTAGGCATGAGGGATTGAGAAACATCCTTGAGCCTGGTTGGGACCATCTCACGTTTGTAATTGGCACGGAACCTGTTCAGTTGTTCCTCAATTAGCTGTTCAAATTCGCACTTTGCCTTGAGTTGTTTCTGCAGTCTTGCTGCCTGAGCCTTTTGTTCTTGTCTCCATGAAGCATACTTCGCCAAGGAGAGCTTTTCACCTAATTACCAGGTTAACTGTCAGCTtgcttatatatatatgtgtgtaatATGAACTCTGAGGTGAATTAAACCACCTGCATGCTGAAATTTTGTTAAAGAGAGTAAACTAGTTGCATAAATTAGAAATATGATTTTCATTTGATAAAAGGACAAAGTTCTGTTAGTTGTCTTTTTGTACCACCATGGCTGCAAGGAATAGGCATGAATATTGGTTACAGAAAAGGGCCCAAAGGGCCCCAATCAATACATTTGAGCAAAGGAACAACAAACATGCTTGAACAAATCGTGAATACAACTATAGTTAGAGAATGTTTCACTTGCATCTAATGAGTAGTCATGCTTAAGCCTTCACTAGCTACGTTCATTGAAAAAGGAAAGGAGGACCTAGTTTTACTTCACAGAGAAGGCTCTATTTCAATTGTGGATTACTAATTTACTATcattgaagaagcatgagccaATTTCAGTAGGAATTAAACAACATCAAAAATCAACTTGAACAAGTCTTCCAGAATAATCTACACTGCATAAAAATTGCTGGGCATTTAAGCAAATCATCATCTCTGTTTGCATATTACAAATAATCGAACaagaataaaacaaataaaaagttTCTGAGTTTAACATTATAATGTTCCTCCTTTCTTGAATACATTGAATAGAAAATTCAAAGATTTTTATCTCTACCAGAAAACCTACACATTTCACCATTTAAACTGAACAAAATACAAGAGAGGAAACTTCACCCCTTTTGTTTGTTTCTGGCCACAGGAGGGTCATGCACTGTACTTTCTCGGCCACACCATCCATCTGATCATCTTCACCTCCTTTTTCTTCGTTCTGTTCATATTCATTCTCTTCACATATAGTCCTAGGAAAAACACATTCGTTGAGGTTAGTGGAGCacaaaaaaaaaggggaaaaacaagGACCAAATTTACTGCACATGAATTCATCTACTCATCAAGGAAGCGAGGGTAAAAATTGGGGATATAAAACCCAATTGGATGGTTACCCCTTTCCTCATTTTCCCAGCAACAAACCATACTGCAATTATTACTGGTA
This sequence is a window from Manihot esculenta cultivar AM560-2 chromosome 4, M.esculenta_v8, whole genome shotgun sequence. Protein-coding genes within it:
- the LOC110613184 gene encoding uncharacterized protein LOC110613184 isoform X4 translates to MTICEENEYEQNEEKGGEDDQMDGVAEKVQCMTLLWPETNKRGEKLSLAKYASWRQEQKAQAARLQKQLKAKCEFEQLIEEQLNRFRANYKREMVPTRLKDVSQSLMPKWAPPHELAALAWLGEWRPSAILDLLHGLVHSPSISWASSLKGSNDTERLLSQVMNEIRIEESVIDEEMAEIQATCIFHLSFAPFNNHLSHTAKMTCVQAEFKKIERVITKAQQLRFKALELVVKKVLSQTDAAELLVAFVGIQDLIHQFATTQKLPKRPGTAPGRTLLHG
- the LOC110613184 gene encoding uncharacterized protein LOC110613184 isoform X2, whose translation is MINVERTKKMTPSQTLSTICEENEYEQNEEKGGEDDQMDGVAEKVQCMTLLWPETNKRGEKLSLAKYASWRQEQKAQAARLQKQLKAKCEFEQLIEEQLNRFRANYKREMVPTRLKDVSQSLMPKWAPPHELAALAWLGEWRPSAILDLLHGLVHSPSISWASSLKGSNDTERLLSQVMNEIRIEESVIDEEMAEIQATCIFHLSFAPFNNHLSHTAKMTCVQAEFKKIERVITKAQQLRFKALELVVKKVLSQTDAAELLVAFVGIQDLIHQFATTQKLPKRPGTAPGRTLLHG
- the LOC110613184 gene encoding uncharacterized protein LOC110613184 isoform X3 — its product is MGKRMNKTICEENEYEQNEEKGGEDDQMDGVAEKVQCMTLLWPETNKRGEKLSLAKYASWRQEQKAQAARLQKQLKAKCEFEQLIEEQLNRFRANYKREMVPTRLKDVSQSLMPKWAPPHELAALAWLGEWRPSAILDLLHGLVHSPSISWASSLKGSNDTERLLSQVMNEIRIEESVIDEEMAEIQATCIFHLSFAPFNNHLSHTAKMTCVQAEFKKIERVITKAQQLRFKALELVVKKVLSQTDAAELLVAFVGIQDLIHQFATTQKLPKRPGTAPGRTLLHG
- the LOC110613184 gene encoding uncharacterized protein LOC110613184 isoform X5 encodes the protein MDGVAEKVQCMTLLWPETNKRGEKLSLAKYASWRQEQKAQAARLQKQLKAKCEFEQLIEEQLNRFRANYKREMVPTRLKDVSQSLMPKWAPPHELAALAWLGEWRPSAILDLLHGLVHSPSISWASSLKGSNDTERLLSQVMNEIRIEESVIDEEMAEIQATCIFHLSFAPFNNHLSHTAKMTCVQAEFKKIERVITKAQQLRFKALELVVKKVLSQTDAAELLVAFVGIQDLIHQFATTQKLPKRPGTAPGRTLLHG
- the LOC110613184 gene encoding uncharacterized protein LOC110613184 isoform X1, encoding MCSKFGPCFSPFFLCSTNLNECVFPRTICEENEYEQNEEKGGEDDQMDGVAEKVQCMTLLWPETNKRGEKLSLAKYASWRQEQKAQAARLQKQLKAKCEFEQLIEEQLNRFRANYKREMVPTRLKDVSQSLMPKWAPPHELAALAWLGEWRPSAILDLLHGLVHSPSISWASSLKGSNDTERLLSQVMNEIRIEESVIDEEMAEIQATCIFHLSFAPFNNHLSHTAKMTCVQAEFKKIERVITKAQQLRFKALELVVKKVLSQTDAAELLVAFVGIQDLIHQFATTQKLPKRPGTAPGRTLLHG